From Penaeus monodon isolate SGIC_2016 chromosome 42, NSTDA_Pmon_1, whole genome shotgun sequence, one genomic window encodes:
- the LOC119599433 gene encoding uncharacterized protein LOC119599433: protein MADMAEKPQAEKPQAEKPQAEKPQDLIKQRHVEATLAKDKGPDARLLSWAVKDFTQKGDNMATCVTSVEVTYSLDAKDRHASYVVKLNPQRKVEAMGDMISDILEKEINFYTDILPDLNSALGRAGLSGLRVPTFHFAESNVGTEMIFFEDLRARGFKMADRKLGLDAAHANLVFKELARLHAASDVLKSRYGDPTDRHPLLKKDWMTSTGDEREFLQKLMANNLDGAVKLLSKIEGYDNIMQWTIRNQQRNVDLFQDQLAAEPQFQVICHGDCWNNNFMFRYDDSGAPLEVMLLDLQVTRFASLATDLNYFCFSSINGSIIGSSVQDFLAAYHTSFSQVSEAAGHRVPFSLEDLKHEFRDKHIFGLLISLMAIPFIVMNSDDIPEADDFFSAEGSEEFQQKILDSLDSNPLLRPRFLSVLDYMTKAGVVD from the exons ATGG CTGACATGGCAGAGAAGCCGCAGGCAGAGAAGCCGCAGGCAGAGAAGCCGCAGGCAGAGAAGCCGCAGGACCTCATCAAGCAGCGGCACGTGGAGGCGACGCTGGCGAAGGACAAGGGTCCCGACGCCCGCCTCCTGTCCTGGGCCGTCAAGGACTTCACGCAGAAGGGCGACAACATGGCCACCTGCGTCACGAGCGTTGAGGTGACTTACTCGCTGGACGCCAAGGACCGCCACGCGTCCTACGTCGTCAAGCTGAATCCGCAGCGAAAAGTGGAAGCGATGGGCGACATGATAAGCGACATCCTGGAGAAGGAGATCAATTTCTACACGGACATTTTGCCGGATCTGAATTCCGCTTTGGGACGGGCGGGTTTGAGCGGACTGAGGGTCCCCACCTTCCACTTCGCGGAGAGCAACGTCGGCACCGAAATGATCTTCTTCGAGGACCTTCGCGCCCGAGGATTCAAGATGGCCGACCGGAAGCTGGGCCTGGACGCCGCGCACGCGAACCTCGTCTTCAAGGAGCTGGCAAGGCTTCACGCAGCTTCGGATGTCCTAAAGAGCAGGTATGGAGACCCGACCGACCGACACCCGCTCCTCAAGAAAGACTGGATGACAAGTACGGGAGACGAGCGAGAATTTCTACAGAAGTTAATGGCAAACAATCTGGATGGGGCAGTGAAGCTACTCAGCAAAATCGAAGGCTACGATAACATCATGCAATGGACCATTCGGAACCAGCAGAGGAACGTGGATTTATTCCAAGACCAACTAGCAGCGGAACCTCAGTTTCAGGTCATTTGTCACGGGGACTGCTGGAACAATAACTTTATGTTTAG GTATGACGACTCGGGAGCGCCCCTGGAGGTGATGCTGCTCGACCTGCAAGTCACCCGCTTCGCCTCGCTTGCCACTGACCTCAACTACTTCTGCTTCTCGAGCATAAACGGCTCGATTATCGGCAGCAGCGTGCAGGACTTCCTCGCGGCCTACCACACGTCCTTCAGCCAAGTGTCGGAGGCAGCCGGTCACCGCGTCCCGTTCAGCCTCGAGGACCTCAAACACGAGTTCCGAGACAAGCATATTTTCGGCCTCCTGATCAGCCTCATGGCCATCCCTTTTATCGTCATGAATTCGGACGATATCCCCGAAGCCGACGATTTCTTCAGTGCCGAAGGTAGTGAGGAATTTCAGCAGAAGATCTTGGATTCCCTGGACTCCAACCCCCTACTGCGACCGCGTTTCTTGTCCGTCCTCGACTACATGACCAAAGCCGGTGTCGTTGACTAA